A stretch of the Corythoichthys intestinalis isolate RoL2023-P3 chromosome 22, ASM3026506v1, whole genome shotgun sequence genome encodes the following:
- the dync1li1 gene encoding cytoplasmic dynein 1 light intermediate chain 1: MAATGRSALLSSTLTGSKTTLENQEEDDGQNLWSTILSEVSTHSRSKLPSGKNVLVMGEVGSGKTTLVAKLQGVEEYMKGRGLEYLYISVHDDDIDDHTRCNAWVLDGDLYHKGLQGIAIPVDAIGNTLLLITVDMSRPWNALDSLQKWAAVAREHIDKLRVPPETLRELEHRLVKQFQEYTEPGSGDDGTPQRRNEEEESVLLPLGDNTLTHNLGIPMVVVCTKCDAISTLEKEHDYRDEHLDFIQSHIRQFCLQYGASLIYTSVKEMKNLDVLYKYLVHRLYGFPFHCPAQVVERDAVFIPSGWDNEKKIAILHENFQTIKTDDGFEDVIVKPPVRKIVHEKEIQAEDDQVFLVKLQSLLAKQPAVSVGRPVDTTSRAPTGSPRTSNRSAAANVANAMPQSGQTSEGVLANFFNSLLIKKPGTAGAGPAAGGNNTPGTVRKSGSKLGLSDVQAELDRISNRESDLDLPNANETPATDGQNT, from the exons ATGGCGGCCACGGGGAGGAGTGCATTATTATCCTCCACCTTAACCGGATCCAAAACCACACTGGAGAACCAGGAGGAGGATGACGGGCAGAATTTATG GTCGACTATCTTGAGCGAAGTGTCGACCCATTCGAGATCAAAGCTACCATCTGGGAAAAATGTGCTGGTTATGG GGGAAGTCGGCTCAGGGAAGACCACCTTGGTTGCCAAGTTGCAAGGAGTTGAAGAGTACATGAAAGGCCGAGGGCTAGAATACCTTTATATCAGCGTCCATGACGACGACATCGACG ACCACACTAGGTGTAATGCCTGGGTTTTAGACGGCGACCTTTACCACAAAGGTCTACAAGGAATCGCCATACCGGTCGATGCGATCGGCAACACGTTACTGCTGATAACGGTCGACATGTCTCGACCGTGGAATGCGCTGGACtcgctccaaaaatgggccgcggTGGCCAGGGAACACATCGACAAATTGCGGGTTCCTCCGGAAACACTGCGGGAGCTCGAACATAGAC TGGTGAAACAGTTTCAGGAATATACGGAGCCCGGTAGCGGGGATGACGGGACTCCGCAAAGGAGAAATGAGGAGGAAGAGAGTGTGCTGCTGCCTTTAGGGGACAACACACTCACGCACAATTTGGGAATACCAATGGTAGTGGTGTGTACTAAG TGTGATGCCATCAGCACTTTGGAGAAAGAGCACGACTACAGAGACGAACACCTGGATTTTATTCAGTCCCACATCCGACAGTTTTGTCTACAAT ATGGAGCGTCGCTTATTTACACATCGGTGAAGGAGATGAAGAACCTTGATGTGCTCTATAAATATCTGGTCCACAGACTTTACGGCTTTCCGTTTCATTGCCCGGCGCAAGTGGTGGAAAGAGATGCAGTCTttat TCCTTCAGGTTGGGACAACGAAAAGAAGATTGCGATACTTCATGAAAACTTCCAGACAATAAAGACAGACGACGGGTTCGAGGATGTCATTGTCAAACCGCCGGTCAGAAAG ATTGTCCATGAAAAGGAGATCCAGGCTGAAGATGATCAAGTTTTTCTGGTAAAATTGCAG TCTTTGCTTGCCAAGCAACCTGCTGTTAGTGTTGGGCGACCAGTG GACACGACATCCAGAGCGCCCACCGGTTCGCCACGGACGAGCAACCGTTCTGCGGCTGCTAACGTCGCTAACGCCATGCCACAATCGG GTCAAACCAGTGAGGGCGTCTTGGCCAACTTCTTTAACAGTCTACTGATCAAAAAACCTGGAACTGCAGGAGCAGGACCGGCGGCAGGTGGCAACAACACTCCCGGAACGGTCCGCAAATCGG